A genome region from Alteripontixanthobacter maritimus includes the following:
- a CDS encoding FAD-dependent oxidoreductase, which yields MRHIAIVGSGPAGYYTAEAAQKAWGDDVRIDVIDSLPVPYGLIRTGVAPDHQSIKGVARRYEKTALTPNVRFVGNLTLGRDLQIDELRDLYDVVVLATGAPNDRMLGLAGEDLGNVFGSAAFVGWYNGHPQFADLDPDLSGRHAAVIGMGNVALDVARILAKTQAEFDGADIVDHALRALIASKVETITIIGRRGPHQISMTPKELAELGQLERAVPYVDPDDFPDEGDDAMLEPGLRKSVTLLRDYAAAPHHIRAEKPIAIEFDMFASPVAFRGDHGRKVVSGVEVERTQVIEGRAVGTGETYVVPADLVVTCIGYRTSPIPGVPFDERMGRFANDTGRILPGLYCVGWARRGPTGTIGTNRPDGYALVDLIVEDIASGLVGRSKRSGRDGLDALAKDRELELVTFQDWKKIEEAEAAAARDGAPREKFVDIESMIAARGD from the coding sequence GCTTGGGGCGATGACGTCCGCATCGACGTTATCGACAGCCTTCCCGTACCATATGGATTGATACGAACCGGGGTGGCTCCCGATCACCAGTCTATCAAGGGCGTAGCGCGAAGGTATGAAAAGACCGCGCTGACGCCGAATGTGCGCTTTGTCGGCAATCTGACACTGGGCCGTGATTTGCAGATCGACGAATTGCGCGATCTGTACGATGTCGTGGTGCTGGCTACCGGCGCGCCGAACGACCGGATGCTCGGCCTGGCCGGGGAAGATCTCGGTAACGTTTTTGGCAGTGCGGCGTTTGTCGGATGGTATAACGGGCACCCACAATTTGCTGATCTCGACCCTGACCTTTCGGGACGGCATGCCGCCGTAATCGGAATGGGCAATGTCGCACTGGATGTGGCGCGTATTCTGGCCAAGACTCAAGCCGAGTTCGATGGCGCGGATATTGTCGATCACGCATTGCGTGCCCTGATTGCGAGCAAGGTTGAAACGATCACCATAATTGGCCGGCGCGGACCGCATCAGATATCGATGACGCCAAAGGAATTGGCCGAACTAGGCCAGCTGGAACGAGCGGTGCCGTATGTGGACCCGGACGACTTCCCGGACGAAGGCGACGATGCCATGCTGGAGCCGGGACTGCGTAAATCGGTAACCCTTCTGCGCGATTACGCTGCTGCCCCGCATCATATCCGTGCAGAAAAGCCCATTGCCATCGAATTCGATATGTTCGCCAGCCCGGTCGCCTTTCGCGGAGACCATGGTCGTAAGGTCGTGTCCGGCGTCGAAGTCGAACGAACACAGGTCATAGAAGGGCGCGCAGTCGGGACGGGCGAAACCTATGTCGTCCCGGCCGATCTTGTTGTCACCTGCATTGGATACCGTACTTCTCCGATCCCCGGGGTCCCGTTCGACGAACGCATGGGACGGTTTGCAAACGATACGGGCCGCATCCTGCCCGGCCTGTACTGCGTAGGCTGGGCACGCCGTGGGCCTACGGGAACCATCGGCACAAACCGCCCCGATGGGTATGCGCTGGTTGACCTTATCGTTGAGGATATCGCCTCCGGGCTGGTTGGCCGCAGCAAACGCTCCGGACGCGATGGGCTCGACGCGTTAGCCAAGGACCGCGAGTTGGAGCTCGTCACGTTCCAGGATTGGAAGAAGATCGAAGAAGCCGAGGCCGCGGCAGCACGCGACGGGGCGCCGCGTGAGAAGTTCGTCGATATCGAAAGCATGATTGCAGCGCGCGGAGATTGA